A stretch of Cryptosporangium aurantiacum DNA encodes these proteins:
- a CDS encoding acyl-CoA dehydrogenase family protein: MSSRAVSFREEVRAWLATAPRPAGLHDYGPTPTAADVPAGRAWQAILAEAGYACLHWPERWGGRDAGVPDQAAFAEEAARAGVPRQLNIVGPDLVGPVLMTYGTPAQQAAYLPRIRTGHDMWCQLFSEPEAGSDLASVRTRAVRTDAGWVVDGQKVWTSGGGDAEYGLLLARTGGPGHRGLSVFVVPMDAPGVVVRPLLQMDNESKFNEVFLTGVALPADALVGAEGEGWAVATATLGRERLSLGANAVSMFRSLDDLVESATVRGRFDEHLRDEVTDLWIRVWLLRATWERAIASGEEPGAPAFSVLKLLSSETQRDIGNTGIEALGLDALWSENNEPLVHRMLVGHAQTILGGTSEIQRNILAERILGLPRDPYRAPA; this comes from the coding sequence ATGAGTTCCCGCGCGGTGAGTTTCCGGGAAGAGGTCCGGGCGTGGCTGGCCACCGCCCCACGCCCGGCCGGCCTCCACGACTACGGACCGACGCCCACCGCTGCCGATGTGCCGGCCGGCCGGGCCTGGCAGGCGATCCTCGCCGAGGCCGGCTACGCCTGCCTGCACTGGCCGGAGCGCTGGGGCGGGCGGGACGCCGGCGTCCCCGACCAGGCGGCATTCGCCGAGGAAGCCGCCCGGGCGGGCGTCCCGCGACAGCTGAACATCGTCGGACCCGACCTGGTCGGGCCGGTCCTGATGACCTACGGCACTCCCGCGCAGCAGGCCGCGTACCTTCCGCGGATCCGCACCGGCCACGACATGTGGTGCCAGCTGTTCAGCGAGCCGGAGGCCGGTTCCGACCTGGCTTCGGTCCGGACCCGTGCGGTGCGCACGGACGCCGGGTGGGTGGTCGACGGGCAGAAGGTGTGGACCAGCGGTGGGGGGGACGCCGAGTACGGACTGCTGCTGGCCCGGACCGGTGGCCCCGGTCACCGCGGGCTCTCGGTGTTCGTGGTGCCGATGGACGCACCCGGTGTGGTCGTCCGGCCGTTGCTGCAGATGGACAACGAGAGCAAGTTCAACGAGGTGTTCCTCACCGGCGTCGCCCTGCCTGCCGACGCGCTGGTCGGCGCGGAGGGCGAGGGCTGGGCCGTGGCCACCGCCACGCTCGGCCGGGAGCGGCTCTCCCTCGGAGCGAACGCGGTGAGCATGTTCCGGTCGCTGGACGATCTGGTGGAGTCGGCTACCGTCCGCGGCCGGTTCGACGAGCACCTGCGGGACGAGGTCACCGATCTCTGGATCCGGGTCTGGTTGCTGCGCGCCACCTGGGAACGGGCGATCGCGTCCGGGGAAGAGCCCGGTGCGCCCGCGTTCTCGGTGCTGAAGCTGCTCAGCTCGGAGACCCAGCGGGACATCGGCAACACCGGGATCGAGGCGCTAGGCCTGGACGCCCTCTGGTCGGAGAACAACGAGCCGCTCGTCCACCGCATGCTCGTCGGCCACGCCCAGACAATTCTCGGCGGCACCAGCGAGATCCAGCGCAACATCCTGGCCGAGCGCATCCTCGGGCTGCCCCGGGACCCGTACCGGGCGCCCGCGTGA